From a region of the Mucilaginibacter auburnensis genome:
- a CDS encoding PadR family transcriptional regulator, whose amino-acid sequence MIAENTQTQMRKGILEYCILSIIARDETYASDIIAELKKAQLLVVEGTLYPLLTRLKNNGLLTYNWVESTSGPPRKYYALSPEGRKVLEQLDTTWNELVFAVNTAVGKNK is encoded by the coding sequence ATGATTGCAGAGAACACACAAACACAAATGCGTAAGGGTATATTGGAGTACTGTATACTCTCTATCATCGCCCGCGATGAAACCTACGCTTCAGATATAATTGCCGAACTCAAGAAAGCCCAGTTGCTGGTAGTTGAGGGCACTTTGTATCCTCTATTAACGCGCCTTAAGAACAATGGGCTGCTAACTTATAACTGGGTTGAATCTACATCAGGCCCTCCACGCAAGTATTACGCCCTATCGCCCGAAGGCCGCAAAGTGCTTGAACAGTTAGATACCACCTGGAACGAACTGGTTTTTGCCGTAAACACCGCCGTTGGAAAAAATAAATAA
- a CDS encoding SusC/RagA family TonB-linked outer membrane protein: MKKLLLVSLCFLMLFLTQAFAQNRTITGTVTAKDDGLPIPGVTVKIKGTTNGVPTDASGKYSISAPTGAVLQFSFVAFQTKEVTVGGQSVLNVILESDNKLLSEVVVTALGIERQKRELGYASAVVKNEAINAGSAVNLANGLQGKVSGLNITTTNSGVFENVKINLRGIRSLTGNNNPLLLVDGVQTDINYLSSINPNDIEDVNIIKGSSGAGIYGSDARNGVIIVTTKKGSKTGAPVVTVSNSTQFQSVSFFPSFQNQFGLGGGGNAAGLGGYDPIENWSWGPRYDGAMTQIGPDLDGIVDPVFGALTTQKIKYSPNNSRKEFFKTGTIVQNDVSYSEKNFFLSLQDALTNGIVPNDKNRRSGFRLNVAKEYGRLKVGVNTNYVQNNYNLFDQEGMSDYNVTQNVGLNQGLMNLLFNTNGFVNLQDYKDYKNNPYASYNYYFTNYGLNPYFAIDNWRKEGKKQDLKADLNLDFKVADWLNLTYRGSLTSTTLVERRKSRGENANAFGHDERGFGLIPGAVEERAYTQQRMSSELFASFNKQINEDFKVTAIAGTYVRQDDGRDTRVGATVLNVKDLYNIGQRAGELTGSSPMRRSRLFAVYGSAGVGYKGWANIEVTARNEKTSVLAEGLNSYFYPGVTGSVILSDAIDGLKNNNVLSYLKLRGGWNKTGNSDIAPYQLAATFDQGGGFPYGSTAGYSAGNTTYNPALKPEFIQATEVGLEAGFLNSRINVELTAFNQKMTDQIIPIAVSSGTGYTQAYVNAASFRNRGLEMDLKLTPLVNLGQVHVNFAANATYNESVVTSVYPGLDQVFIGGYTAAGNYAIKDYPAFMIRATDYNRDPATGKVIVSALTGAPTAATNTVIYGQTLPKWVVGLNPSVRWKSLNLSALFEYKGGHQAYADIGDAMSWTGVSDLSATNSRERFIFPNSVYQAVAGGPYIPNTSVTLNSPEGFWTGVGRSVKSNYLISAASWRFRELSISYDLPVAAVFGSTKTVKALSVALTARNLVLWLPKNNKYQDPDFTFSGASTGFGTGGTTGVTTGNQAGISNSTINPPVRTIGGNITVTF, encoded by the coding sequence ATGAAAAAACTTCTACTAGTAAGTTTGTGCTTCTTGATGTTATTTTTAACGCAAGCGTTTGCACAAAACCGTACTATTACTGGTACGGTTACAGCCAAAGACGATGGCTTACCCATTCCGGGAGTAACAGTAAAAATCAAAGGAACCACTAACGGCGTACCTACCGATGCAAGCGGTAAGTATTCTATTTCTGCACCAACCGGCGCAGTTTTGCAGTTTTCGTTCGTTGCTTTTCAAACAAAGGAAGTAACCGTTGGAGGTCAAAGCGTACTAAACGTTATTCTTGAATCTGACAATAAGCTGTTAAGCGAAGTTGTGGTAACTGCCTTAGGTATTGAAAGGCAAAAAAGAGAGTTAGGTTATGCTTCTGCAGTGGTAAAAAACGAAGCTATCAACGCAGGTAGCGCAGTAAACTTAGCAAACGGTTTGCAAGGTAAAGTTTCTGGTTTGAACATTACCACAACTAACAGCGGTGTATTTGAGAACGTTAAGATCAACCTTCGTGGTATCCGTTCATTAACCGGTAACAACAACCCTTTATTATTGGTTGACGGTGTTCAAACTGATATTAACTACCTGTCATCTATCAACCCTAATGACATTGAGGATGTGAACATTATTAAAGGTTCATCAGGTGCCGGTATCTACGGTTCTGATGCACGTAACGGTGTTATCATTGTTACAACCAAAAAAGGTTCAAAAACCGGCGCTCCGGTAGTAACAGTTAGTAACTCTACTCAGTTTCAATCAGTTAGCTTCTTTCCAAGTTTTCAAAATCAATTTGGTTTAGGTGGTGGTGGTAACGCTGCCGGTTTAGGCGGTTATGATCCAATTGAGAACTGGTCATGGGGCCCGCGTTATGATGGTGCGATGACTCAGATCGGTCCTGATTTGGATGGTATTGTTGACCCTGTATTTGGCGCATTAACAACTCAAAAAATTAAATATAGCCCAAATAACTCAAGAAAAGAGTTCTTCAAAACCGGTACTATCGTTCAAAACGACGTTTCTTATTCAGAAAAGAACTTTTTCTTATCGTTACAAGACGCGTTAACCAACGGTATAGTTCCTAACGATAAAAACCGTAGAAGTGGCTTCCGTTTAAACGTGGCTAAAGAATACGGCAGATTAAAAGTGGGTGTAAACACAAACTACGTACAAAATAACTATAACCTGTTTGACCAGGAAGGTATGTCTGATTACAACGTTACTCAAAACGTTGGTTTGAATCAGGGTTTGATGAACTTATTGTTCAACACAAACGGTTTCGTTAACTTACAAGATTACAAAGATTACAAAAACAATCCTTACGCATCTTACAACTACTACTTTACAAACTATGGCTTAAACCCATATTTTGCTATTGATAACTGGCGTAAAGAAGGTAAAAAACAAGATCTAAAAGCTGATTTGAATTTAGACTTTAAAGTTGCAGATTGGTTGAACTTGACTTACCGCGGATCTTTAACAAGCACTACACTTGTTGAAAGAAGAAAATCAAGAGGTGAGAATGCAAATGCTTTCGGTCATGACGAAAGAGGTTTTGGATTGATTCCGGGTGCTGTTGAAGAACGCGCTTACACGCAACAACGTATGTCATCTGAGTTGTTCGCTTCTTTTAACAAACAAATTAACGAAGATTTCAAAGTGACAGCTATCGCTGGTACTTATGTTCGTCAGGATGACGGTCGCGATACCAGAGTTGGTGCTACAGTGTTGAACGTTAAAGATCTTTACAACATTGGTCAGCGTGCCGGCGAGCTTACCGGTTCATCTCCAATGAGAAGATCAAGATTGTTTGCTGTATACGGCAGTGCAGGTGTTGGTTACAAAGGCTGGGCAAACATAGAGGTTACAGCACGTAACGAAAAAACTTCAGTTTTAGCAGAAGGTTTGAATAGCTATTTCTATCCAGGCGTTACTGGTTCGGTTATCCTTAGCGATGCCATTGATGGCCTGAAAAACAATAATGTTCTTTCTTACTTAAAATTACGTGGTGGCTGGAACAAAACAGGTAACTCTGATATAGCTCCGTACCAGTTAGCTGCAACTTTTGATCAGGGCGGTGGCTTCCCTTATGGTTCAACTGCCGGTTATTCTGCAGGCAACACCACTTATAATCCGGCATTGAAACCTGAATTTATTCAGGCTACAGAGGTTGGTTTGGAAGCAGGTTTCTTAAACAGCAGAATTAACGTGGAATTAACCGCGTTCAACCAAAAGATGACTGACCAGATCATTCCTATCGCAGTATCAAGCGGTACAGGTTATACTCAGGCATATGTTAACGCTGCATCTTTCAGGAACAGAGGTTTGGAGATGGACTTAAAATTAACTCCATTGGTTAACCTTGGTCAGGTACATGTTAATTTCGCTGCTAACGCTACTTACAATGAAAGCGTTGTAACTTCAGTATACCCTGGTCTTGATCAGGTATTTATTGGTGGATACACTGCTGCAGGTAACTACGCAATAAAAGACTATCCAGCATTTATGATCAGAGCTACAGACTATAACCGCGATCCTGCTACAGGAAAAGTTATTGTTAGTGCTTTAACCGGTGCTCCAACTGCTGCAACTAATACAGTAATATATGGTCAAACCTTGCCAAAATGGGTAGTTGGTTTAAATCCATCTGTTCGTTGGAAAAGTTTAAACCTTTCTGCTTTGTTTGAATACAAAGGTGGTCACCAGGCTTATGCTGATATCGGCGACGCAATGTCATGGACAGGTGTTTCTGATCTGTCTGCAACTAATAGCCGCGAGAGATTTATATTCCCTAACTCTGTTTATCAAGCTGTTGCAGGTGGTCCGTACATTCCAAACACCAGCGTAACTTTAAACAGCCCGGAAGGTTTCTGGACCGGCGTTGGTCGTTCTGTTAAATCAAACTATTTAATCAGCGCAGCTTCATGGAGATTCAGAGAGTTATCTATTAGCTACGATCTGCCTGTAGCAGCTGTGTTTGGTAGCACAAAAACTGTAAAAGCGCTTAGTGTTGCATTAACTGCCAGAAACCTTGTATTGTGGTTGCCTAAAAACAACAAATATCAGGATCCTGACTTTACCTTTAGCGGTGCATCAACTGGTTTCGGAACCGGCGGTACTACCGGCGTAACAACAGGTAATCAAGCTGGTATAAGTAACTCAACAATTAACCCTCCTGTTAGAACAATTGGTGGTAATATAACAGTTACATTCTAA
- a CDS encoding SusD/RagB family nutrient-binding outer membrane lipoprotein: MKKIFISVFTAAMLFSTSCKKDFFNINNNPNNPTEASITPKVLLPRILHTLGVRTGTGYDYAAQWTGYWAHSGTYGQSAEIESYQITAAFNATQWSNWYDLLFDVAILEKQGKALDQPFYVAVAKIIKAIGFMNLVDQYNNVPYSKAFDVSNNITPPYDKAEDIYNDLFVQLDQAAVLLKTTAATTDADIQAADIMFGTVSSATTNESVYWRKLANTMRLKLLVHMSQLPTTGAKAATVSAAITADGAGYLGAGENAAVNPGYVAVNLKQNPYWDTYKLSALGATDQYNRANTFILSKFAGPDGRLGANNNTTTRGQQQAATEGADDDYRYMFVFSKVQTPLTNPQAGFTNPKQEAPEFPNGPVYLYNYIGAQFGEVVVNTDPYKAPNQSDVAGPGLAKSVSQPQQVLTATESLFLQAEAASRGYIGGDATTLLTAAITESFNFLGVNKTSTGASTTPGAAATDYITKRNIAGQYAAATAGDGKAKVIVFEKWLSLIGLNHLEAYTDYRRLGVPADLPLSLNPARVNNVIPLRLQYPQNEFNYNATNVNAQGVINPQTSAVFWDK, encoded by the coding sequence ATGAAAAAAATATTTATTTCGGTTTTTACAGCGGCGATGTTGTTTTCAACGAGCTGTAAGAAAGACTTTTTCAATATAAATAACAATCCAAACAACCCTACCGAAGCATCCATTACTCCAAAGGTATTATTACCACGTATTTTACATACACTTGGTGTGCGTACAGGTACTGGCTATGATTACGCTGCACAATGGACTGGGTATTGGGCACATTCAGGTACTTACGGTCAATCCGCAGAGATTGAATCTTACCAAATCACTGCCGCTTTTAATGCTACGCAATGGTCAAACTGGTACGATCTACTATTTGACGTTGCAATTCTGGAAAAACAAGGTAAAGCTTTAGATCAGCCTTTTTATGTGGCAGTAGCTAAAATTATTAAAGCCATTGGTTTTATGAACCTTGTTGATCAATACAACAATGTGCCATATTCAAAAGCGTTTGATGTATCTAACAACATTACTCCTCCTTATGATAAAGCTGAGGACATTTACAACGACCTGTTTGTTCAGTTAGATCAGGCTGCTGTTTTGTTGAAAACTACAGCGGCTACTACTGACGCTGATATACAGGCTGCCGACATTATGTTCGGTACAGTTAGCAGCGCTACAACCAACGAATCTGTGTATTGGAGAAAATTGGCTAACACTATGCGTCTGAAACTATTAGTGCACATGTCGCAATTGCCTACAACTGGTGCTAAAGCTGCGACTGTATCTGCGGCAATTACCGCTGATGGTGCTGGTTACCTTGGTGCCGGAGAGAATGCAGCTGTAAACCCCGGTTACGTAGCTGTAAATTTAAAGCAAAACCCTTATTGGGATACTTACAAATTATCGGCTTTAGGTGCTACTGACCAGTACAACAGGGCAAATACATTTATACTTTCAAAATTTGCTGGTCCTGATGGTAGACTCGGAGCGAATAACAATACGACTACCAGAGGTCAACAACAAGCTGCAACTGAGGGTGCTGACGATGATTATCGCTACATGTTCGTGTTTAGTAAGGTTCAAACGCCTCTTACTAATCCTCAGGCAGGCTTTACAAACCCTAAACAGGAGGCGCCAGAATTTCCTAACGGCCCAGTTTATTTATATAACTACATAGGCGCTCAGTTTGGAGAGGTTGTTGTTAATACTGATCCATATAAAGCACCCAATCAATCTGATGTGGCTGGCCCTGGCCTTGCTAAATCGGTATCTCAACCACAACAGGTGTTAACCGCTACTGAGAGTTTGTTTTTACAGGCAGAAGCTGCATCCAGAGGTTATATTGGTGGTGATGCAACAACTTTGTTAACTGCTGCAATAACAGAATCTTTTAATTTCCTTGGTGTAAATAAAACTTCAACAGGTGCATCTACAACACCAGGTGCAGCAGCAACTGATTACATCACTAAAAGAAATATTGCCGGCCAATATGCAGCAGCAACCGCTGGTGATGGTAAAGCTAAAGTGATTGTTTTTGAAAAATGGTTGTCATTAATTGGCTTAAACCACCTGGAGGCTTATACAGATTACAGAAGATTAGGGGTTCCTGCAGACCTTCCATTATCATTGAATCCGGCAAGAGTTAACAACGTTATACCATTGCGTTTGCAATATCCTCAAAACGAATTTAACTACAATGCTACTAATGTAAACGCGCAAGGTGTTATTAATCCTCAAACATCAGCTGTTTTTTGGGATAAATAA
- a CDS encoding DUF1735 domain-containing protein, translated as MKKFTKILSFAALTLSLSSCLKDKGYDEFKYGLNQEVASSNKVINMPVSGTTFTISKTISLAAAGATPVSVTLPIHLSAQDVASENIAVTVASDDARLATYNATLTAANQYQRLPDANFTIANGGITTIPAGSRDAGGVTITYTPNNFPGLKTGRWAIPVSIKSVDKAGYVISTNQAYRILLIIVNP; from the coding sequence ATGAAAAAATTCACGAAAATATTATCGTTTGCCGCCCTTACATTGAGCTTGTCATCATGTTTGAAGGATAAAGGCTATGATGAATTTAAATACGGTTTAAACCAGGAAGTGGCATCAAGCAATAAAGTGATCAATATGCCTGTAAGTGGTACCACTTTCACCATATCGAAGACTATATCTTTAGCTGCTGCTGGTGCAACGCCTGTATCGGTTACGCTACCTATCCACTTGTCGGCTCAAGATGTTGCTTCAGAGAACATTGCAGTAACTGTTGCTTCGGATGATGCCAGATTAGCTACGTATAATGCTACATTAACGGCGGCTAATCAATATCAACGTTTGCCAGATGCTAATTTTACTATTGCAAACGGAGGGATAACTACAATCCCTGCCGGTTCAAGAGATGCAGGCGGTGTTACAATTACTTACACACCTAACAACTTCCCGGGTTTAAAAACCGGTCGTTGGGCTATCCCGGTTAGCATCAAAAGTGTTGATAAAGCCGGATATGTAATTAGCACAAACCAAGCTTACAGAATATTACTGATTATTGTTAATCCGTAA
- a CDS encoding outer membrane beta-barrel protein, which translates to MRLLFLFILCTTLFVSTVFAQDNFTSGYILSLKGDTIRGTINYQQWDKNPTAISFKTQNEAAATIYSSRDIKGFFVNDSYYKAATVTIDTSAYTDGQLSYSRAYELKTVSAFLLTLVSGEKSLFYLKDGKSKIHFFITGVDGTIATLNHKRFYVDLQGRRNIVESKEYVGQLKQYLNDCSDIESKIDATNYTWSGMVALFKLYYNCRHLDAGTIKVKEKTKTALSIIGGVSLSKFNSAGSNLIPLSLIDKQTSASITGGVGFEIFFKGNGNAWSLINEAIYNAYTINHKATYTKSNDIRTNYDISFGNSFIKINNMLRYTFGGNKISWYLNAGIANGVVISTRNRVVAEDVFYTTTTTTTKALVSADNLRKIETSILFGVGVGYKKYAVQVRNEMSSSLTDAIGQHASTNKIYLVLSYGF; encoded by the coding sequence ATGCGTCTGCTATTTCTTTTTATTCTTTGCACTACCCTTTTCGTCTCAACAGTTTTTGCACAAGATAATTTTACCAGTGGGTACATATTAAGCCTCAAAGGCGATACAATTAGAGGCACTATAAATTATCAGCAGTGGGATAAAAACCCAACAGCTATTAGTTTCAAAACACAAAACGAAGCCGCTGCTACCATATACAGTAGTAGGGATATAAAAGGCTTTTTTGTTAACGACAGCTATTATAAAGCCGCTACTGTTACTATCGACACATCTGCATATACGGATGGACAATTAAGTTACTCAAGGGCCTATGAGCTTAAAACTGTTAGTGCTTTTTTGCTGACATTGGTTAGTGGTGAAAAAAGCCTCTTTTATCTGAAAGATGGTAAATCAAAAATTCACTTTTTTATTACAGGTGTTGATGGGACAATTGCAACCTTAAATCATAAACGTTTTTATGTTGACTTGCAAGGCCGAAGGAATATTGTTGAAAGTAAAGAGTATGTTGGTCAGCTTAAACAGTATTTAAATGATTGCAGTGATATTGAGTCAAAAATAGACGCTACAAATTACACATGGTCTGGCATGGTAGCTTTATTTAAACTGTATTACAACTGCAGACACTTGGATGCAGGGACAATTAAAGTTAAGGAAAAAACCAAAACTGCGTTGAGCATAATAGGAGGCGTTTCCTTATCTAAGTTCAATAGTGCAGGCTCAAACCTCATACCACTAAGCTTGATTGACAAACAAACGTCAGCAAGTATAACAGGCGGAGTTGGATTTGAAATTTTTTTTAAAGGCAATGGCAATGCATGGTCATTGATAAACGAGGCTATTTATAATGCTTATACCATCAATCACAAAGCAACGTATACAAAGTCAAATGATATTCGTACTAATTATGATATTAGTTTTGGAAACTCATTTATTAAGATAAATAACATGCTTCGCTATACATTTGGCGGAAATAAAATTTCATGGTACCTGAATGCGGGTATAGCCAATGGTGTTGTTATCAGCACACGTAATAGAGTAGTTGCTGAAGATGTTTTTTACACAACAACCACAACAACAACCAAAGCGCTTGTTTCGGCAGATAACCTGCGCAAAATAGAAACAAGTATTTTATTTGGCGTAGGTGTTGGCTACAAAAAGTATGCGGTACAAGTAAGAAACGAAATGAGCAGCAGCTTAACCGATGCAATTGGTCAACACGCAAGTACCAATAAAATTTAC